A single Cyprinus carpio isolate SPL01 chromosome A6, ASM1834038v1, whole genome shotgun sequence DNA region contains:
- the LOC109091733 gene encoding odorant receptor 131-2-like, whose product MNSTNWIVDSYEEALAKNIVIVSLGLIINFINGMLLVTFFSNPMFSRDSRYILYIHLVINDMLMICISVTLYVLTYASYFVNASLCYTLVFLGTATFMVTPLNLAGMAIERFIAICKPLHHSQTCTPRRTHIFICLIWVIGAIPSLADILILLSAQPMSLFRSTVLCYTFSLFPSKQHKDRITASQVICMSLVWIILIYTYCRVLFTARKAVSKGSANKARSTMLLHGVQLLLCMLSYITPVMDMFVIPFFPVDRTKITFFNYLMTNIMPRLLSPLIYGVRDQKFLKQMKEYFTCKVIIVKIMPSKL is encoded by the coding sequence ATGAACTCAACGAACTGGATTGTGGATAGTTATGAAGAAGCTCTTGCCAAAAACATTGTGATTGTTTCTCTTGGTCTTATCATTAATTTCATTAACGGAATGCTATTGGTGACTTTCTTCTCCAATCCAATGTTTTCAAGAGACTCcagatacattttatacattcacCTGGTAATCAATGACATGCTCATGATATGCATATCAGTGACTTTATATGTGTTGACCTATGCTtcctattttgtaaatgcatcatTGTGTTACACATTGGTTTTTCTTGGTACAGCCACTTTTATGGTCACTCCATTGAATCTGGCTGGTATGGCAATAGAGCGTTTCATTGCTATCTGTAAACCACTGCatcactctcagacttgcacacCACGAAGAACCCACATCTTTATATGTTTGATTTGGGTTATAGGGGCTATACCTTCTCTGGCAGATATCCTTATTTTACTCTCAGCCCAGCCCATGTCTCTCTTCAGGTCTACTGTGCTTTGCTACACATTTAGTTTGTTCCCGTCAAAACAGCACAAGGATCGCATCACTGCTTCACAAGTCATCTGTATGTCATTGGTGTGGATAATTCTCATTTATACTTATTGCAGAGTCCTGTTCACTGCCAGAAAGGCTGTTTCAAAGGGTTCAGCAAATAAGGCTCGGAGTACAATGTTGTTGCATGGTGTCCAGTTACTTCTTTGTATGCTTTCCTATATCACCCCTGTTATGGATATGTTTGTCATTCCTTTTTTTCCTGTTGACAGAACAAAGATCACTTTCTTTAATTATCTAATGACGAATATTATGCCAAGATTATTGAGTCCTTTGATATATGGGGTCCGAGACCAGAAGTTTCTCAAACAAATGAAGGAATACTTTACATGTAAAGTTATTATTGTAAAGATAATGCcatcaaaattatga